In the genome of Mesorhizobium sp. NBSH29, the window CTCAAGTGACTTGCCGATAGCGAGAACGACGAGGCACAGCACCAGCGTCAGCCCGGCGACCATTTTGATCCGGCCAAGCGCCTTGCGCTTCTCAGCGTCGCTTACCGTGTGCGCGAGCGCATGGGGTGAAACATCTGCCATGTTCAATCCATTCCTGCAGGCAAACCCCGCCTCCGGCACCTAACGAACAAAAATGGCTGAAATCACGCCACGTCAGAAAGCGAAGCAGCCTTGGCAGTGGCAAATTCCAGCGAGAAGGACACGATGAAAGGTGCAAGGTCGATGATGCCCATAGTCTCGCCCTGCTCGAACACCATGTCGGCGCCAAATTTCCGAGCCAGCGACTTCATCGCGCTGTTGTCTCGGTGCGTGGTGACGAAGAGACGAATGTACCCCAGCCCGAGCGCGTTGACGATGAGGCGTTCGAACAAGCGACTGCCGATGCCTCGATGCTGCAGCTCCCGCTCCACGCTGAAGGCAATCTCGCCGGTCGGCATTTTGTCGTCGGGACGCTCATGGAGCTCGGCAGCACCCAGCACCCGACCGTTTTCGACATAACCAATCACCGTGGTGCCATCGGCGAAGCAGCGCGCGGCATAGGCCGCGACACATGCATCGTTGATCACACCATTGAAACGATCGCGACGGCTCGCAGCGTCAAGACGCAGAAGATGCTCGCGAAACCGCGGAAGGTCAGACGGGCGTAGCTGTCGGGTAGTACCCGTAAAAGGCTGGGCCGTGCGCATGGCGCGCTCCTTCAAATACCCCTCCCCGCGAGTCATGAAAGGCCCGCATGCTGAATATTGTGCACTGCAATACAAAAAACAAGAGTTTACGTATGCGTAAAGTGCCAACCCGCACTTCTTTTTGTCGATACGAATGCGTTGCGACCGCCACACAGTCGTGCCATGAAACGCTGATGCGCTTATGCCATTCGGCCTTCGTCATCGTCCTCTCCCTTCCGCTGTCCGCCCCTCCTGCGGCAGCGCGGGAATGCCCGGTGCCAGAACAACTGGATTTCGTGGTCGACAAGAAAATCGACCGTTCAGAACGCGGCCTGACTCAAGGGCTCGAGTTTCACGACGGAAAACTCTACGAAAGCACCGGTCGAGCCTTGGGCGACACGCGCATCAACATGATCGACCTGGATGGCACGGTAACAGCCCTCGCTAATCTCGGCGACACGGTGTTCGGTGAAGGCCTGACGATCCTGAACGGTGAAGTGTTCCAGCTCACATGGCAGGAAAATATCGTCTTCGTGTATGACCTTGAAGGCAATTTGTTGCGCCAGATGCCG includes:
- a CDS encoding GNAT family N-acetyltransferase, translating into MRTAQPFTGTTRQLRPSDLPRFREHLLRLDAASRRDRFNGVINDACVAAYAARCFADGTTVIGYVENGRVLGAAELHERPDDKMPTGEIAFSVERELQHRGIGSRLFERLIVNALGLGYIRLFVTTHRDNSAMKSLARKFGADMVFEQGETMGIIDLAPFIVSFSLEFATAKAASLSDVA
- a CDS encoding glutaminyl-peptide cyclotransferase, whose protein sequence is MLNIVHCNTKNKSLRMRKVPTRTSFCRYECVATATQSCHETLMRLCHSAFVIVLSLPLSAPPAAARECPVPEQLDFVVDKKIDRSERGLTQGLEFHDGKLYESTGRALGDTRINMIDLDGTVTALANLGDTVFGEGLTILNGEVFQLTWQENIVFVYDLEGNLLRQMPNPYTGWGLASDGEHLLFTDGEGQLRFADPKTFEITREIELRTAAGVSPVWMNELEYVDGKLYGNIFTSDWIIRVDPQSGCVEAVSDMAHLRSQLSAEELAQIADSPENVLNGIARDPQSKKFYITGKRWPMIFVGDFRQQGTASQQ